One genomic segment of Desertifilum tharense IPPAS B-1220 includes these proteins:
- the modA gene encoding molybdate ABC transporter substrate-binding protein produces the protein MKRKRFFTLLSGFLATLLLAIALRSISPTPANAQSTTLLIAAAASLQDALQELDPIFESANPGITVNYNFAASGPLQQQIEQGAPVDLFISAASRQMDALQNRNLIVSNTRRNLVANSLVLVVPRNSTLGITGFRQLTQANVRRISVGEPRSVPAGQYAEQVFTNLGILEQLRPKFVFGNSVRNVLGTVESGNADAGIVYATDARISNSVRQVATAPSHLHAPIVYPMAIIAASRNPQAARTYAQFLTSSQAQATFRRYGFGVAQ, from the coding sequence ATGAAACGCAAACGCTTTTTCACCCTGTTGAGCGGATTTCTGGCAACCCTGCTGCTAGCGATCGCCTTGAGAAGCATCTCCCCTACCCCTGCAAACGCGCAATCTACAACCCTTTTAATTGCCGCCGCAGCCAGCTTGCAGGATGCCCTCCAGGAACTCGACCCCATCTTCGAGAGCGCCAATCCAGGAATTACCGTTAACTACAACTTTGCCGCCTCCGGCCCGCTTCAGCAGCAAATTGAGCAAGGCGCACCCGTTGACCTCTTCATCTCGGCAGCCAGCCGTCAAATGGACGCCTTGCAAAATCGCAACCTGATTGTCAGCAATACCCGTCGCAACCTGGTCGCCAACAGCCTCGTGCTAGTGGTGCCTCGCAACTCTACCCTGGGAATAACGGGCTTTCGTCAACTAACCCAGGCTAACGTCCGGAGAATTTCCGTCGGCGAACCCCGTAGCGTCCCGGCGGGACAGTACGCCGAACAGGTGTTTACCAACCTGGGGATTCTAGAGCAGTTGCGGCCTAAGTTTGTTTTCGGCAACTCCGTGCGTAACGTCCTAGGAACTGTTGAAAGCGGCAACGCCGATGCGGGGATAGTATACGCAACCGATGCCAGAATTTCCAACTCAGTCAGACAGGTGGCAACAGCCCCCAGTCATTTGCACGCTCCAATTGTCTACCCAATGGCCATCATTGCAGCGAGTCGCAATCCACAAGCGGCTCGTACCTACGCGCAATTTTTGACCAGCAGCCAAGCTCAAGCAACATTCAGACGCTATGGTTTTGGCGTTGCTCAATAG
- the modB gene encoding molybdate ABC transporter permease subunit — MTADLSPLWISLKTAGLATIATFFTGLATAYWMLGYRGRWKSVIEGILVAPLILPPTVVGFLLLLLFGKNGPLGQLTAQFDFTIIFTWYAAAIAATVVAFPLMYKTALGAFEQVDSRLLQVAQTLGASRGRIFWRVLLPLSVPGILAGTTLAFARALGEFGATLMLAGNIPGQTQTMPMAIYFAVEAGAMNEAWLWTSVIMITSLSGIIAVNLWQKHYERKIQNSSPGAVEAYEPVNGGGQRGKSPQVVPLVKPELADSGQGLLVDIEKQLPNFTLNTAFTACQETLGLLGGSGSGKSMTLRCIAGVETPTRGRIILNGQTLFDAKKQINLPAHQRKVSLVFQNYALFPHMSVAHNIAFGLQHLPKPLRSQKVRQLLTGLKLQGLSDRYPHQLSGGQQQRVALARALATEPEVLLLDEPFSALDTYLRSQVERQLIEILSTYSGVALFVTHNLEEAYRVCEKLMVMSGGRAIAFDSKHRIFEHPQTVRVAQLTGCKNFSRAVAVGTNALEATDWGVTLQAVEAVPNGLADVGIRAHQIALTPHDPGLNNTFPCWLALASETPHRMTLFLKLNATPTDGRDYHVQAEVFKEKWQTLKDYPFPWYVRFDPLRLILMVG; from the coding sequence ATGACTGCCGATCTCTCCCCCTTGTGGATCTCGCTTAAAACCGCAGGACTTGCGACGATTGCGACATTTTTTACTGGACTGGCCACAGCGTACTGGATGTTAGGTTATCGGGGGCGCTGGAAGTCCGTCATTGAGGGAATTTTGGTGGCTCCGTTAATTTTGCCTCCGACCGTAGTTGGCTTTTTGCTGCTCCTGTTGTTTGGCAAAAACGGCCCGTTGGGTCAGTTAACCGCTCAGTTTGATTTCACCATTATCTTTACTTGGTATGCTGCCGCGATCGCCGCCACTGTTGTCGCCTTTCCTTTAATGTATAAAACGGCCTTGGGCGCATTTGAACAGGTTGATAGCCGCCTGCTGCAAGTTGCCCAAACCCTAGGCGCATCGAGGGGACGCATTTTTTGGCGCGTACTCCTACCGCTGTCTGTCCCCGGTATTCTCGCGGGAACGACGCTAGCGTTTGCGCGAGCTTTGGGGGAATTTGGGGCAACGCTGATGCTTGCCGGGAATATTCCAGGCCAAACCCAAACGATGCCAATGGCGATCTATTTTGCGGTAGAGGCAGGGGCCATGAACGAGGCTTGGTTATGGACTTCGGTTATCATGATTACCTCCTTATCGGGCATCATTGCCGTTAACCTCTGGCAAAAGCACTACGAGCGCAAGATTCAAAATAGTTCTCCTGGGGCGGTTGAAGCCTATGAGCCTGTCAATGGTGGGGGACAAAGAGGCAAATCTCCCCAGGTTGTACCGCTGGTGAAACCTGAATTAGCGGATTCTGGGCAAGGCTTGCTGGTGGATATTGAAAAGCAGTTGCCAAACTTTACACTCAATACGGCTTTTACGGCTTGCCAGGAAACGCTGGGCTTGTTGGGGGGTTCCGGATCGGGCAAAAGCATGACGCTTCGGTGTATTGCTGGAGTTGAAACGCCGACGCGGGGACGCATTATCTTAAACGGTCAAACCTTGTTTGATGCCAAAAAGCAGATTAATCTTCCCGCCCATCAACGCAAAGTGAGTTTAGTGTTCCAAAATTATGCACTCTTTCCTCATATGAGTGTGGCTCACAATATTGCGTTTGGTTTGCAGCATTTACCTAAACCTTTGCGATCGCAAAAAGTTCGCCAACTGTTGACTGGGTTGAAGTTGCAAGGCTTAAGCGATCGCTATCCCCATCAACTCTCCGGGGGACAACAGCAAAGGGTGGCATTAGCCAGGGCTTTAGCCACCGAACCGGAAGTTCTCTTACTCGATGAACCCTTTTCTGCACTCGATACCTACCTCCGCAGCCAGGTTGAACGCCAACTGATTGAAATCTTATCTACCTATTCGGGGGTGGCGTTATTTGTCACCCATAATTTAGAGGAGGCTTACCGCGTCTGCGAGAAATTAATGGTGATGTCTGGAGGAAGGGCGATCGCCTTTGACTCCAAACACCGGATTTTTGAGCATCCCCAAACGGTTCGAGTGGCTCAACTGACGGGATGCAAAAACTTTTCTCGCGCAGTCGCGGTGGGTACTAACGCCCTTGAAGCAACAGATTGGGGCGTTACTCTGCAAGCGGTGGAAGCGGTTCCGAATGGGTTAGCCGATGTGGGAATTCGGGCCCATCAGATCGCGCTAACCCCCCACGATCCGGGTTTGAATAATACGTTTCCCTGCTGGCTAGCTCTAGCGAGCGAAACGCCCCATCGCATGACTCTGTTTCTCAAGCTCAACGCCACACCCACCGACGGGCGCGACTACCACGTCCAAGCCGAAGTTTTCAAAGAAAAGTGGCAGACCCTCAAGGATTACCCTTTTCCCTGGTATGTGCGGTTCGATCCGCTGCGTCTCATCTTAATGGTCGGCTAG
- a CDS encoding ArsC/Spx/MgsR family protein produces MASVIFFEKPGCINNTKQKALLQSAGHQVEARNLLSEPWRVATLRPFFGDLPVAEWFNRTAPQIKSGEVIPGQLEEETALNLMMSNPLLIRRPLMQVGDRRMVGFDTAQVAAWIGLEVVEESQQALMDQDLQTCPKSNPL; encoded by the coding sequence ATGGCTAGCGTTATCTTCTTTGAAAAGCCCGGATGTATCAATAACACCAAACAAAAAGCGCTCCTCCAATCAGCAGGCCATCAGGTAGAAGCCCGCAATCTCCTGAGCGAACCCTGGAGAGTCGCCACACTCCGTCCCTTCTTTGGCGATTTACCCGTAGCCGAGTGGTTTAACCGAACGGCCCCTCAAATTAAGTCCGGCGAGGTGATTCCGGGGCAACTAGAGGAAGAAACAGCCCTGAATTTAATGATGAGTAATCCCCTATTGATTCGGCGTCCGTTGATGCAAGTGGGCGATCGCCGGATGGTTGGGTTTGATACGGCTCAAGTTGCGGCTTGGATTGGGCTAGAGGTCGTAGAAGAGTCTCAGCAGGCCTTAATGGATCAAGATTTACAAACCTGCCCCAAGAGTAACCCACTCTAG
- a CDS encoding tetratricopeptide repeat protein codes for MVKRANLRLVSQWSQQIGVVAATVLCGVAFGSPAVLANPPVQTPLESRTSAQRGLQIDAKQAEEHYKLGVELQQQGQIPQAIAEYRQALQYNPQLAAAYVNLGAALANQGNIDAAIESYEEAIRIDPDMAEAHFNLGNALITQNQMADAIAQYREAIRLKPDYAKAHYNLGNALASEKQREEAMVSWQEAIKINPEFAEAHANLGLALYQSGQRQAAIASFITARDLFRVQGNTQQADRLDQVLQKLTTSRPAVG; via the coding sequence ATGGTCAAACGTGCAAATCTTCGTCTCGTTTCTCAGTGGTCGCAACAAATTGGGGTAGTCGCTGCAACGGTCTTGTGTGGCGTTGCTTTCGGATCGCCTGCGGTTTTGGCCAACCCTCCCGTTCAGACCCCTTTAGAGTCACGCACCTCTGCTCAACGAGGGCTGCAAATTGATGCGAAACAGGCTGAGGAACATTACAAGCTCGGCGTAGAATTGCAACAACAGGGGCAAATTCCCCAGGCGATCGCCGAATATCGCCAAGCCCTGCAATATAATCCTCAACTCGCCGCCGCCTACGTTAATCTAGGGGCGGCTTTGGCTAATCAGGGAAACATTGATGCGGCGATTGAATCCTACGAGGAAGCAATTCGCATCGATCCAGATATGGCTGAGGCGCATTTCAATTTGGGTAATGCTTTGATTACCCAAAACCAAATGGCAGATGCGATCGCGCAATATCGCGAAGCCATCCGTCTCAAACCCGATTATGCCAAAGCCCATTACAACCTAGGTAACGCTCTAGCTTCTGAAAAACAACGGGAAGAAGCAATGGTTTCTTGGCAAGAAGCCATTAAAATCAATCCAGAGTTTGCAGAGGCACACGCCAATCTCGGACTGGCTCTCTATCAAAGCGGTCAGCGTCAAGCCGCGATCGCCTCTTTTATCACAGCCAGAGATTTATTCCGCGTTCAAGGGAATACCCAACAAGCGGACCGTTTAGACCAAGTTTTGCAAAAACTCACGACTAGCCGCCCCGCCGTGGGTTGA
- the queA gene encoding tRNA preQ1(34) S-adenosylmethionine ribosyltransferase-isomerase QueA — protein sequence MCPVDFDSAPSFSTDPNSGEIDRNLNAYDYELPLERIAQNPVNPRDRSRLLVVDSPTQHQHRLFCDLPELLQPGDLLVLNNTRVLPARLYGCKSTGAPVEVLLLERQQNRTWLALVKPGRRVKIGAQLIFHPLDSDGGDPLCAKVIARDDATGGRLLEFDIPEGESLEARLDRYGRVPLPPYITESEALPEQYQTVYAQQPGSAAAPTAGLHFTPELLQRLQERQIETAYVTLHVGVGTFRPVEVEDITQHTMHSEWLEVSPEVVEKIQQTQAKGGRVIAVGTTAVRALEGTAAVAQQQGESTPLVAHEGKTNLFIYPGYQWQVVDGLITNFHLPRSSLLMLVSALIGRQRLLDLYAEAIAQEYRFYSFGDAMLILPDARQYWGKTD from the coding sequence ATGTGCCCTGTTGATTTTGATTCAGCGCCCTCCTTCTCAACTGACCCGAACAGTGGAGAAATTGACCGAAATTTGAACGCCTATGATTACGAACTCCCGCTTGAAAGAATCGCTCAAAACCCGGTTAACCCAAGAGATCGTTCTCGCTTGCTAGTGGTCGATTCCCCCACCCAGCATCAGCATCGTCTGTTTTGCGATCTGCCGGAACTCTTGCAGCCCGGTGACTTATTGGTTCTCAACAATACGCGCGTGCTTCCGGCTCGCCTGTATGGTTGTAAGTCTACTGGGGCCCCGGTTGAAGTGCTATTGCTGGAGCGACAGCAAAACCGCACTTGGCTAGCCCTCGTCAAACCGGGAAGACGGGTTAAAATTGGTGCCCAACTGATTTTTCATCCCCTCGATTCCGATGGGGGAGATCCCCTATGCGCCAAAGTGATTGCCAGGGATGACGCCACTGGGGGACGCCTGCTAGAGTTTGACATCCCAGAAGGCGAATCGTTAGAAGCGCGGCTCGATCGCTATGGTCGCGTCCCCCTTCCTCCTTATATCACCGAGTCTGAAGCCTTACCGGAACAATATCAAACGGTTTACGCCCAACAACCGGGTTCAGCCGCCGCCCCAACCGCCGGATTGCACTTTACCCCAGAATTGTTGCAACGCTTGCAAGAACGCCAAATTGAGACCGCCTACGTGACTTTACATGTGGGGGTTGGGACGTTTCGCCCGGTGGAGGTGGAGGATATTACCCAACACACCATGCACAGCGAATGGTTGGAAGTTTCGCCGGAGGTGGTGGAGAAAATCCAGCAAACCCAAGCTAAAGGCGGGCGCGTGATTGCGGTAGGGACAACAGCGGTTCGCGCTTTAGAAGGAACCGCCGCCGTCGCCCAACAACAGGGGGAATCTACCCCCCTTGTCGCCCATGAGGGAAAGACCAATTTATTCATCTACCCTGGCTACCAGTGGCAGGTGGTGGATGGGTTGATTACCAATTTTCATTTACCGCGATCGAGTTTGTTAATGCTGGTGAGTGCGTTGATTGGGCGTCAGCGCTTGTTGGATTTGTATGCGGAGGCGATCGCGCAGGAGTATCGCTTTTACTCCTTTGGCGATGCCATGTTGATTTTGCCGGACGCTAGACAATATTGGGGAAAAACAGACTAA
- a CDS encoding Npun_R2479 family HD domain-containing metalloprotein produces the protein MTNLTQLAINACVESLKIGYCQLYGTPLGLDDSPKSDYIEIVAAVANLALSEIAGSDALYHDVEHTILVTLVGQEILRGKHQCEGNVSQEDWLHALIALLCHDVGYVKGVCQQDQAQTRYFATATPQGMVQLPPGATDASLTPYHVDRSKQFVIERLIECPWLDLQRLQAYIELTRFPVPAGEAHQDTENYPGLIRAADLIGQLADPRYLQKLPALFHEFEENGTNRCLGYHHPGELRAGYPNFFKKVVCPYIQPALQYLNQTAGGRQIVEQLYRNVAVVEQELQMGTDLLKEQPAPANRPNGGEFDKGDWLQLLYSGQTIRLRQTCH, from the coding sequence ATGACCAATCTCACGCAACTTGCAATTAACGCCTGTGTCGAAAGCCTGAAAATTGGGTATTGTCAACTCTATGGAACCCCGCTAGGCTTAGACGACTCGCCAAAATCCGACTATATCGAAATCGTCGCCGCAGTTGCCAACCTCGCCCTCAGCGAAATTGCGGGTAGCGATGCGCTATACCACGATGTCGAACACACCATCCTCGTGACGCTGGTGGGACAGGAAATTCTTCGCGGGAAGCATCAATGCGAGGGAAATGTCAGCCAGGAAGACTGGTTGCACGCACTGATAGCGCTTCTGTGCCATGATGTGGGGTATGTTAAAGGCGTCTGCCAGCAAGATCAGGCCCAAACCCGATATTTTGCCACAGCGACTCCCCAAGGGATGGTGCAGCTTCCCCCCGGCGCAACCGATGCCAGCCTCACGCCTTATCATGTCGATCGCAGCAAGCAATTTGTAATCGAACGCCTAATTGAGTGCCCTTGGCTCGATCTGCAACGACTGCAAGCCTATATTGAGCTAACGCGCTTTCCGGTACCCGCTGGCGAAGCCCACCAGGATACGGAAAATTACCCCGGTTTAATTCGGGCGGCAGATCTAATTGGACAACTTGCCGATCCGCGCTACCTGCAAAAGTTGCCCGCTTTATTCCACGAATTTGAAGAAAATGGTACCAATCGCTGTTTAGGCTATCACCATCCTGGGGAGTTGCGAGCCGGTTATCCTAATTTCTTTAAAAAAGTCGTTTGTCCCTACATCCAGCCCGCGCTACAGTACCTGAACCAAACCGCAGGCGGCCGCCAGATTGTCGAGCAACTGTATCGGAATGTTGCGGTGGTTGAACAAGAGTTACAAATGGGGACGGATTTGCTCAAAGAGCAGCCCGCACCCGCAAATCGACCGAATGGGGGTGAGTTCGACAAGGGGGACTGGTTGCAATTATTGTATTCAGGTCAGACGATTCGCTTAAGACAAACTTGTCACTAA
- a CDS encoding AAA-like domain-containing protein, with the protein MDVKDALEFVDNLLYAKTGKHLNDLERQVFIGSWQGQTYEKIYPTNAEYIEKYVGYKLWQKLSQALGEKVSKKKIKGAIERALKKRVFISYCPQEPDLSLAVQLGEAIQTAGHRAFMANVRELPSVHHPQRETDWLKQIDAELQQSDYFLLLLSPTAAMSEMLIEELRQVKELRDTRYPNKPAILTIRVNCPLTVPLNHDLRSYLRGTGQREWKSTADTSAIIQEFLNILAGNALWTQAEWGGEEEEIALPKNHPVTLPALDPPLPVAEPELPKGQVRLASAFYVERMQIDLQCHREILKPGALIRLKAPRQMGKTSLMARILATAREQGYRTVPLSFQHADKSVFANLNELLRWFCTRIARKLRLSESVDEFWTDTYGSKDNCTAYFEDCILPEADTPLALGLDEVDRVFQHPKIADDFFGLLRAWYEEAAYGDRDSDLWDKLRLVVVHSTEVYIPLDVNQSPFNVGLPIELTEFTVEQVSDLVQRHGLHWEVPEIEQLMRLVGGHPYLVRVALYYIAQQELTLDVLVDTASTEAGIYSDHLRRHLWNLQQYPELAQAFAQVVAQNDPVELESVLAFKLHSLGLVHLQGNQVTPRFELYRTYFGDRLPLVP; encoded by the coding sequence ATGGATGTTAAAGATGCTTTGGAGTTTGTAGATAATCTCCTTTATGCTAAGACGGGAAAGCATCTCAATGATTTAGAAAGACAAGTCTTTATTGGCTCTTGGCAGGGACAAACCTACGAAAAAATTTATCCAACTAATGCCGAGTATATTGAAAAATATGTCGGTTATAAGTTATGGCAAAAACTTTCTCAAGCCCTGGGCGAGAAAGTGAGCAAAAAAAAGATTAAGGGTGCAATTGAACGAGCCTTGAAAAAACGAGTCTTTATTAGCTATTGTCCTCAAGAACCGGATTTGAGTTTGGCGGTACAGCTTGGCGAAGCCATTCAAACTGCGGGTCATCGCGCATTTATGGCCAATGTCCGCGAACTCCCATCGGTTCATCACCCCCAACGAGAAACCGACTGGTTAAAGCAAATTGATGCAGAATTGCAGCAAAGCGATTATTTTTTGTTGCTGCTGTCTCCCACGGCGGCGATGAGCGAAATGCTGATCGAAGAGTTGCGCCAAGTTAAAGAATTGCGAGATACCCGCTATCCTAATAAACCCGCCATTTTGACCATTCGGGTGAATTGTCCGCTGACTGTACCGCTCAATCACGATTTACGCAGCTATTTGAGAGGAACAGGTCAACGCGAATGGAAATCCACCGCAGATACCAGCGCAATTATTCAAGAATTCCTCAATATTCTGGCGGGAAATGCCTTGTGGACTCAAGCTGAGTGGGGAGGCGAGGAAGAAGAGATAGCGCTGCCTAAAAACCATCCCGTGACGCTGCCAGCGCTCGATCCGCCGCTTCCAGTCGCCGAACCGGAATTACCCAAAGGTCAAGTGCGGTTAGCGTCGGCTTTTTATGTCGAACGGATGCAAATCGATCTCCAGTGTCACCGAGAAATTCTGAAACCGGGTGCATTAATTCGCCTAAAAGCACCGCGTCAGATGGGGAAAACGTCACTGATGGCGCGGATTTTGGCAACGGCTCGCGAGCAAGGCTATCGCACGGTACCGTTGAGTTTTCAACATGCGGATAAGTCGGTTTTTGCCAATCTCAATGAGTTGCTGCGGTGGTTTTGTACGCGAATTGCGCGGAAGTTGCGCCTGTCGGAGTCGGTGGATGAGTTTTGGACGGATACTTACGGGAGTAAGGATAACTGTACGGCGTATTTTGAAGATTGTATTTTGCCGGAGGCAGACACGCCGCTGGCTTTGGGGTTAGATGAGGTGGATCGAGTTTTTCAGCATCCTAAGATTGCGGATGATTTTTTTGGGTTGCTGCGCGCTTGGTATGAGGAAGCCGCCTATGGCGATCGCGATAGCGATTTATGGGATAAGTTACGCTTGGTGGTGGTTCACTCGACGGAGGTGTATATCCCGCTGGATGTGAATCAATCTCCCTTTAATGTGGGGTTGCCGATTGAGCTAACAGAGTTTACGGTTGAGCAAGTCAGCGATTTAGTTCAACGGCATGGTCTTCACTGGGAAGTGCCTGAGATTGAGCAATTGATGCGGCTGGTGGGAGGACATCCCTATTTAGTGCGGGTGGCGCTATACTATATTGCTCAACAGGAATTAACGCTAGATGTCTTGGTGGATACCGCCTCTACGGAAGCCGGAATTTACAGCGATCACCTGCGGCGACATTTGTGGAATTTACAACAATACCCCGAATTGGCGCAGGCGTTTGCTCAGGTGGTGGCGCAAAACGATCCGGTGGAGTTGGAATCGGTGCTAGCCTTTAAGTTACATAGTTTGGGGTTGGTTCATTTACAGGGAAATCAGGTGACGCCTCGGTTTGAGTTGTATCGGACTTATTTTGGCGATCGCCTCCCGCTTGTGCCGTAA